The following coding sequences lie in one Opisthocomus hoazin isolate bOpiHoa1 chromosome 7, bOpiHoa1.hap1, whole genome shotgun sequence genomic window:
- the CLP1 gene encoding polyribonucleotide 5'-hydroxyl-kinase Clp1 produces the protein MADDGGEEKKQVAKFELERETELRFEVEASQTVQLELLTGMAEVFGTELTRNKKFSFDAGAKVAVFTWHGCTVQLSGRTEVAYVSKDTPMLLYLNTHTALEQMRRQAEREDERGPRVMVVGPTDVGKSTVCRLLLNYAVRLGRRPTFVELDVGQGSVSIPGTMGALYIERPADVEEGFSLQAPLVYHFGSTTPGTNIKLYNKITSRLADVFNQRCEVNRRASVSGCVINTCGWVKGSGYQALVHAASAFEVDVVVVLDQERLYNELKRDLPHFVRTVLLPKSGGVVERSKDFRRECRDDRIREYFYGFRGCFYPHAFDVKFSDVKIYKVGAPTIPDSCLPLGMSQEDNQLKLVPVTPGRDMVHHLLSVSTADSPDDNISETSVAGFIVVTGVDLERQVFTVLSPAPRPLPKNFLLIMDIRFMDLK, from the exons atGGCGGACGACGGCGGCGAGGAGAAGAAGCAGGTGGCCAAGTTCGAGCTGGAGCGGGAGACGGAGCTGCGCTTCGAGGTGGAGGCCTCGCAGacggtgcagctggagctgctgaccGGCATGGCCGAGGTCTTCGGCACCGAGCTGACCCGCAACAAGAAGTTCAGCTTCGACGCGGGCGCCAAGGTGGCCGTCTTCACCTGGCACGGCTGCACCGTCCAGCTCAGCGGCCGCACCGAGGTGGCCTACGTCTCCAAGGACACCCCCATGCTGCTCTACCTCAACACCCACACGGCCCTGGAGCAGATGCGGCGGCAGGCGGAGCGGGAGGACGAGCGGGGGCCCCGTGTCATGGTGGTGGGGCCCACCGACGTGGGCAAGTCCACTGTGTGCCGCTTGCTGCTGAACTACGCTGTGCGCCTGGGGCGCCGACCCACCTTCGTGGAGCTGGacgtgggccagggctccgtctcCATCCCCGGCACCATGGGCGCTCTCTACATCGAGCGGCCGGCCGACGTGGAGGAGGGCTTCTCCCTCCAGGCCCCGCTTGTCTACCACTTCGGCTCCACCACGCCAGGCACCAACATCAAGCTGTACAACAAG ATCACGTCCCGCCTGGCCGACGTCTTCAACCAGCGTTGCGAGGTGAATCGCCGCGCCTCAGTGAGCGGCTGTGTCATCAACACCTGCGGCTGGGTGAAGGGCTCGGGCTACCAGGCGCTGGTGCACGCCGCCTCCGCCTTCGAGGTGgacgtggtggtggtgctggatcAGGAGCGGCTCTACAACGAGCTGAAGAGGGACCTGCCCCACTTTGTGCGCACCGTCCTGCTCCCCAAGTCCGGCGGTGTAGTGGAGCGCTCCAAGGACTTCCGGCGGGAGTGCCGGGATGACCGCATCCGGGAGTATTTCTACGGCTTCCGGGGCTGCTTCTACCCTCACGCCTTTGATGTCAAGTTCTCTGACGTCAAGATCTACAAGGTGGGGGCTCCCACCATCCCGGACTCCTGCCTGCCGTTGGGCATGTCGCAGGAGGACAACCAGCTGAAGCTGGTGCCGGTGACGCCAGGGCGGGACATGGTGCACCACCTCCTGAGCGTCAGCACCGCTGACAGCCCTGACGACAACATCTCGGAGACCAGCGTGGCTGGCTTCATCGTCGTCACCGGCGTCGACCTGGAGCGCCAGGTCTTCACCGTCCTctccccggcccctcgccccctGCCCAAGAACTTCCTCCTCATCATGGACATTCGCTTCATGGACCTGAAGTAG
- the YPEL4 gene encoding protein yippee-like 4 isoform X2 — protein MSHGAVMQSPGTQGPPRARPVPPPAARPGDSGSGGSGSGDSGRRSRPGPAREEPPHRPPRPSRPPSLRAPPGNSRDEAVPPRAAPHSRLELARSQLAARRGWRGPELEVSGGGGGGWQCRPPSPPPLTLGRPPPFSASFSPGGARAGAAPPTSAREERRLSALCCAASPASGSAGGARCPPRPRAPPGPCRPPCPPPAAACPPLPAARPAPSAATCRARTAPTAACTAGRTSPATTSSSPSPSRAAMAVPTCSTPW, from the exons ATGAGTCACGGTGCCGTGATGCAGTCCCCGGGCACGcagggccccccccgcgcccgcccggtgcccccgcccgccgcccgacccggggacagcggcagcggcggcagcggcagcggggaCAGCGGCAGGCG GAGCAGACCCGGCCCCGCTCGGGAGGAGCCCCCCCATCGCCCCCCCAGACCCTCGCGCCCCCCCTCTCTGAGGGCCCCCCCTGGGAACAGCAGGGACGAGGCGGtgcccccccgcgctgcccctcACTCCCGCCTTGAGCTGGCCCGGTCTCAgctggcagcgcggcgggggTGGCGGGGCCCAGAGCTGGAGGtatcggggggcggggggggtggctgGCAGTGCCGCCCCCCCTCACCGCCCCCTCTGACTCTTGGCAGGCCGCCCCCCTTTTCCGCCTCCTTCTCACCTGGGGGGGCCCGGGCCGGCGCTGCCCCCCCGACCTCGGCGCGGGAGGAACGGCGGCTGTCGGCGCTCTGCTGCGCTGCTTCCCCTGCGAGCGGCTCTGCGGGGGGTGCGCggtgccccccgcgcccccgcgcccccccggggCCCTGCCGCCCGCCatgccctccccccgccgccgcctgcccgccgctgcccgccgcccgccccgcacctTCCGCAGCTACCTGCCGCGCTCGCACCGCACCTACAGCTGCGTGCACTGCCGGGCGCACCTCGCCCGCCACGACGAGCTCATCTCCAAG TCCTTCCAGGGCAGCCATGGCCGTGCCTACCTGTTCAACTCCGT GGTGA
- the YPEL4 gene encoding protein yippee-like 4 isoform X1: MSHGAVMQSPGTQGPPRARPVPPPAARPGDSGSGGSGSGDSGRRSRPGPAREEPPHRPPRPSRPPSLRAPPGNSRDEAVPPRAAPHSRLELARSQLAARRGWRGPELEVSGGGGGGWQCRPPSPPPLTLGRPPPFSASFSPGGARAGAAPPTSAREERRLSALCCAASPASGSAGGARCPPRPRAPPGPCRPPCPPPAAACPPLPAARPAPSAATCRARTAPTAACTAGRTSPATTSSSPSPSRAAMAVPTCSTPCEYRGARRGSCRPGGAMPWHTVPLPGTG, from the exons ATGAGTCACGGTGCCGTGATGCAGTCCCCGGGCACGcagggccccccccgcgcccgcccggtgcccccgcccgccgcccgacccggggacagcggcagcggcggcagcggcagcggggaCAGCGGCAGGCG GAGCAGACCCGGCCCCGCTCGGGAGGAGCCCCCCCATCGCCCCCCCAGACCCTCGCGCCCCCCCTCTCTGAGGGCCCCCCCTGGGAACAGCAGGGACGAGGCGGtgcccccccgcgctgcccctcACTCCCGCCTTGAGCTGGCCCGGTCTCAgctggcagcgcggcgggggTGGCGGGGCCCAGAGCTGGAGGtatcggggggcggggggggtggctgGCAGTGCCGCCCCCCCTCACCGCCCCCTCTGACTCTTGGCAGGCCGCCCCCCTTTTCCGCCTCCTTCTCACCTGGGGGGGCCCGGGCCGGCGCTGCCCCCCCGACCTCGGCGCGGGAGGAACGGCGGCTGTCGGCGCTCTGCTGCGCTGCTTCCCCTGCGAGCGGCTCTGCGGGGGGTGCGCggtgccccccgcgcccccgcgcccccccggggCCCTGCCGCCCGCCatgccctccccccgccgccgcctgcccgccgctgcccgccgcccgccccgcacctTCCGCAGCTACCTGCCGCGCTCGCACCGCACCTACAGCTGCGTGCACTGCCGGGCGCACCTCGCCCGCCACGACGAGCTCATCTCCAAG TCCTTCCAGGGCAGCCATGGCCGTGCCTACCTGTTCAACTCCGTGTGAGTaccgcggggcgcggcgcgggagcTGCCGTCCTGGCGGAGCCATGCCGTGGCACACCGTCCCGCTCCCCGGCACAGGGTGA
- the YPEL4 gene encoding protein yippee-like 4 isoform X3, whose product MPSPRRRLPAAARRPPRTFRSYLPRSHRTYSCVHCRAHLARHDELISKSFQGSHGRAYLFNSVVNVGCGPAEQRLLLTGLHSVADIFCQSCKTTLGWKYEQAFESSQKYKEGKFIIEMSHMVKENGWD is encoded by the exons atgccctccccccgccgccgcctgcccgccgctgcccgccgcccgccccgcacctTCCGCAGCTACCTGCCGCGCTCGCACCGCACCTACAGCTGCGTGCACTGCCGGGCGCACCTCGCCCGCCACGACGAGCTCATCTCCAAG TCCTTCCAGGGCAGCCATGGCCGTGCCTACCTGTTCAACTCCGT GGTGAACGTGGGGTGCGGCCCCGCCGAGCAGCGGCTGCTGCTGACCGGGCTGCACTCGGTGGCCGACATCTTCTGCCAGAGCTGCAAGACCACGCTGGGCTGGAAATAC GAGCAGGCCTTCGAGAGCAGCCAGAAGTACAAGGAGGGAAAGTTCATCATCGAGATGTCGCACATGGTGAAGGAGAACGGCTGGGACtga